The Candidatus Thermoplasmatota archaeon sequence CGTTACTTCTTCATCGGGGTTTGATCGTCAGCCGAAGAGCGCGCCCAAGCCGGCCATGGCCTCTTCCTCGGAGGCGCCCTTCTCTTCTTCCTTCTCTTCGTCCTTCTTCGCGCCGCCGGACGAGGCCGCAGGCGCCGCCGCGGCCGGAGCCGCGGACAGGGCCGCCTTGAGCTCGTCGTCCGCCGCCTCGGGCGCCTTGCGGGCGACCGCGAGCATCTCGCGGTACGCCTTCGCGACGACGAGGTCGATGACGCCCTTCTCGGGGAGCGCCGCCTCGACGCCGACCGCGAGCGCCTCGCGCTGCGCCTTGGCGATGAGGGGGACGATGGTCTGCTTCGTGGCCCAGCCGGCCTCGAGGGCGACGCCGAGGGCGCCGCGCGCGGCCGCGCCGAGTTCCGCGAGGATCGCGTCCTCGTCGACCGCGAGCACGTCGCGGCCGAAGACCGTGCCGTTCTCGTGGACGGCCTTGAGGTCCATGCCGACGATGAGCGGGAAGATCTCGAGGCGCGTGAGCATCGTCGCGACTTCCGGCTTGATCTTCTCGCCGGCCTTCACGAGGACCTTGTTCGCGGAGATGACGACCTTGCCGTTGTCGATCTTCGCGGGGATGCCCGCCTTCTGCAGGTCGCCGACGATCGGGCCGGGCTTGAACTGGGTCTCGCCCTTCTCGACCGCGATGTCGCTCGGGGCCGTCTCGCCGCCGCGGGCGGGGGCCTTCGTCTTCGACTGCTCGAGGCGCTTGTAGAGCTTGAAGGGGTTCATCTTCGTCGCGATGAGCGCCGTGGACCCGTTCATCGCGTCCGCGAGCTTCGCGGCGCCGGGCCGCTCCTTCTCGAGCTCCTTGAGCGCGATGCGCAGGAGCGTCGACTTCGCGATCTTGATGGTGGCGTCCGCGCGGAGGTTCTTCCGCATCGTCTGCATCTGCGCCGAGGGGATGCCGTCCACCTGGGCGACGCCGATGACGGGGTTCGCGCGGAGCATGTCGACGAGGCTCTTGACCTCGTCCTTCTTCCACTTCGCAACGTGAGCCATGGCCTACACCACCTTGACCTCATGGGCCGGGCCCATGGTGGTCTTCACGTAGATGCTTGCGATGTTGAACGTGCCGCGCTCGAGCTTCTTCGTCACGCGGTCGATCACGAGCGCCGCGTTGTCCGTGAGGTCGTCGACGGACATCGTCCGCACGCCGATCGGCGTGTGGAACGTGCGGCGGTCGCGGGAGCGGACACGCACCGTGTTCTTGAGCGCGTTCACGAGGCCCGCGGGGTCGGCCGCGGGCGGGATCGGGCGCGGCATCTTGCCGCGGGGACCGAGGACCGTACCGAGCGTGCGGCCGATCGTCGGCATGAGGGGCGCCTCGGCGACGAAGAACTGCACGTCGTTCGCGACCTTGCGCGCCTTGCGCTTGTCGCCCGCGAGCTCCTCGATCTGCTCGGGCATGACGACGAGGTCGGCGACGCTCCTGGCCTTGACCGCCAGTTCGCCGCCCGCGAAGACGGCCACCTTGGGGGTGCGGCCGCGGCCCTTCGGGAGCTGGATTTCCTCGTCGACGCGGTTCTTCGGGATCGACAGATCGACGTTCTTGAGGTTGAACGCGATCTCGACGCTCTCCGGGAACTTGCGTTCGGGCGCGGCTTCGAGGGCGGCCTTGATGGCGGCCGAGATGTCCTTGCGATCGACCATGGAATGCGAACCTCCGTAGTCCCGCGTCCAAAGAGCGCGTCGAGCCCTGCGAGAGGCTCTTCTACGGGAGCAGCGCGCCTATATCGGGGGGGTCATATGAAGGTTTCGGGGGCGGGATCGATGCGGGGCGCCGTGCGGCGCGACGCTCGATCCGAACCGCGCACGGCCGGATCGATCGCTGCGCCGCAACCCCTCTGCCCTGGAGAATCGGACCCGCTCTTCATGCCGACGGCGATGTACGGCCGCCTCGCGGCGAGCCTGGCCGCGAGCCTGGTCGTGATGTACTTCCTCGCGTTCTCGCAGATCGACCGTCCGGACCATTTCGACCTCAGCCTCAGCGTGTTCTGGATCTCGCTCTCCATGGTCGCCGCGATGGGCCTCATCATGCTCACGACGATGCGCCGCAGCTTCCCGGACCGCCGCCTGAATCTCGCCCTCTACGTCGCCTTCGGCCTGCTCCTCGTCGGCGCCTTCGCCGCCGGCCGCTTCGAGGCCGCCGTGGGCGACGAGGCCTTCCTCCGATCCATGATCCCGCACCACTCGCGCGCGATCCACATGTGCCAGGAGGCCGCGCTCACCGATCCGCAGATCGAGGACCTCTGCCGACGCATCATCGAGGCGCAGCGCGAGGAGATCGCGGAGATGGAGCGCATCATGGCGCGGCGAGGGTGATCACGACGCCCGAGGCGCGCGAAGGGTGGCCCCTCACGTGATGGGCGGCAGCGCCGAGGAGGGCGCCGGGACCGTCACGCCGGGCGGCATCGGGGCGTCGATCCAGATGGCCCCCAACCGATCCTCATGGCTCGGCCCCACGGCCACCGACGGCTTGAACACGTAGCGGCCCGCGTGTGGACTGGCGAATTGTTCGCTCGTCCACGACCCCTCAGGGGATTTGCAGAGACCTTCGGAACGATACTCGAAGCACGATTCGAAGCGTTCCCCCTGCGGACCTTCGACGTGATATTCGCCCGCCGCCGGAGTGAAGTCCCCAAAACCGAAGGTTCCGTAGATCCCGTGCTCGATCATGCTACTCAGGTGGCCGCCGACGGACGCCTGGTGGCTCGTCGGCCCCAGGACGAGGGTCGGGCTGCTCGCGACGGCGAGGGGGCCCGAAAAGGATTCGAGATCCGCGACATTCACGACGTCCGTCTCGTGGCGCCAGGCCACCACCGGGTTGGCGGACCCCACGACACGCTCTTCAATTGACCATCGGATCGGAACATGGCGGCTCGCAAACACATAGACGTCGTCGGTGGTTCGCGGCTCGCTCGCGAAAATGGTGATCGTCCTGCAGGCCTTCCAAACCGCGGCGTCCAGGACGATCGGCCCAGATTCGATGCTCTCGCCGGCCGAGCCCCTGACGAAAATCCGTGGTTCGACGCGTTCGTGTGACCCAAAGAGTTCACTCATGGCGAAAGCAGCAGTCAGTTCACCCGCCTCGACGCGATACTGCAGGAAGGACCAACCCCGCAGGCCTTCCGTCCAGTACTCGGGGGTCGTGCATATTCTCACAATGGTCCGTTCAGACTGCTCAGATTGAATCCGAAGGATCGTCGCCGCTTGGGTTTCCTCGCCCTACGATTCTTCGATGACCATGAAGCTCGATGGAGACGCGGAAGCGGTCGGACCCTGCGTGCAAACGAGAAGGATGATGGCAAGAAAGGATGCTGACGCTCGCTTCATGTGAATGGCCGATGCCATCGCCTCGTACGTCCATTTGTTGAAACATGAAGCTTTCCAAGCCATCAGGGTCCCTCCAGCCACTCTTGCTGCCATGGAGTCTCAACCTCATCTTGAATCTGGAATCCGGACGAGGCGCGCCTCATAACCGTCTTGGCCATACACCTCATGCAAAACGACCGGTTCTATAATATTGGATCTCGGCAACCAAGACCAAGTCGGCGCGCGCGCAACTTCCACGAGGCCGTCGTCTCGGAATTCCAAGATCGTATTCTTGAAGCTCTCCGATGTCGGATAATAGTTCATGATGAGCCGGCGGCCCATCGGCGACTCACTGAGCTGCGGCGTTGTCCAGTAGCTCAGATTCGTGGCCACGATGGATGTCTCCTGGCCATCCTGTGAAAACACGATGAGCTTGCCAGAGTCAGGTGGGGATAGGCAAGGAAGGGGGGTGAGGCAACTGCCGCCAACTTTCGGGAGGGCGGCAAAGACCCCCCATTTCAGATCCGCTCTTGTAACAATGAAATTGCAATCAAAGGATTCGACCCGGTTGCGTTCATAAAGTACATGCGAGCCAGCCGGAGACCAATCAATGACTTTTCCTAAATCGGAGTAGCAGACATGAGGCTGCCCGTCTTGATCGACCGAAACGTGGCCCATCGGCGAAGAATTCGCGATGTGAGTGCGCGCAAAGTCACCATTGGCTTCGGTGATCAGGGTGAGCCTGCCGCTCTGCTGGATCAAGGTATAGCTCGTGCCGTCGCCCCCGACAGCAAAGGACAGGACTCGAGTGCAGCAGCTCAAGCCGATGAGGTGGGAGGCTGTCGACCACACGCCATCCCCATTTTGCTTTATGACGACGATCGTTTGCGTCGATGTGAATCCTGAGGGCTCCGCGGGCTCATCGAGGACGATGAGAACGCGGTATTCGTCCCCCCGAGCTCCTACGAACAGGCCATTTCGCGACGAAACCGTTTGTTCGTGCTGCAATTGGTATATTGGTTCGTGGGAGCCGACCGACCCATTGTGGACTCGCACCAAGTAAATTGTATTCGCCGCGGGATAAAGCATCGAATAGGCGAGGACGATGTCTCGGCCATCGACGGCGTCGAGAGCGATCGCTTCGATGTACACCCCGTCATCTGGGTCGAAGATCGAGACCGATCCCACCGTTGAAAGTAGCATCGAAAGCCCGATCATAAGGCCCGCGAATATTCTCAATTTTTCACCCATCAGGATCACGGGGGAAGAATTTCCAAGAGATCTCGGAAATGGCAAACTTGAACCCAATCCCGGGCAGGGTCACCTTGAACAAAATCGCCCCCGATCGGATCGTATGCGTAACCCTCTTGAAGGAGTTCAACGTCCACGCACGTTCCACGCGCAACAGGTATCGCCATAATTTCCGGAAGCGATCCGGCAATCTGCAGTTCGCCCGCAGCAATTGCGCGACGACTGCATTGAGCGGCACTCACACTGTGATGGGCCACTGCTGAACCACCTGGTTCGCATCGCGCTACGACCTGTCCCTTCCACCCCATTGTCGTGCCTGTGCCTCGCACTGCCACGTAGCAGATGCCGGAAAGACAAGTCCCTGTCGGTTGGGCCACTGTCGTTCCCGTTTGATCGAATGGGAAAACCTGTTGTCCTCCGACTTCGAGGATGAGCCGACATGTATCGAGGCATGAATCGCCGTAGTGGCTCGTGACAGTTGACGCGAATGCATGGACACTCGGGGTCGTCGCATAACAGTATCCATGGAGGTACCCGTAAGTCCTGACGGTGCAGACGCCCTGTCCCGGGGTATGTACGTATCCCTCATCGTCCGAACATTCCCCGACTCCATTGCCCGGTCCCACGTAATGTGGGATGGTGCAGGAGACCACGATGTTCGAACATGTGGCGGTGATCACGAGGTCGCTCATCCACTCTCGCGACTCGGCTCGCACGCCGATAACGGCTCCAGGAAGGCAGACAAAAGTGCACATGAGTGTGTAATACCCATCTTCGTCGGGGGGCGTGTTCGTCTCTGCCGCCCGGCATTATGTTTTTTCGAGCTGATGGGTCGCGCGCGCCCCGTCGGGAAGAGCGATCGTGGTGGCAAAAACGGCCAGTGAAACGATCACAACTAGGAACCGCGTATTCACACGCCTCAAGGGCCTTCGGAGGATATAAATGTTGACCAGTCATCATCCGACCGAAAAAAAAACGGTCATGGCCCATCACGGCCCTGATGGCCGACTCCAACGAAAACCGAAAAATGGGCGTTCTCACGGTCGCAATGTTGCTGCTCACCCCGCTGACCCTTCTCCTCAACCCGGTCACCGGTTCCAGCTCAGCGTGCGTGCCGAATGGCGGAATCACGATTCCCACGAGTTGCACGTTCTCTTCAGGCGTGGCTGCGCCCGGCGTCTACGCCTACCAGTCCATCACGATCCCCGCGGGGGTCACGGTGACGGCGGATCTCGTCTTCGAACTCCATGGGGTGGAAGAGGTCATCGTCGAAGGTCGGATCGAAGCGACCCCCGGAACTGCCGTGACCGTGACATCGGATCATTTGATCTCGGTCGAAGGGGAAATCTGGGGCGGTCACGGACTCGCGGGAACGCCGAGCGCCCTCCCGACGCTCAGTCTGGGCGGTCGTGGCGGCGATGCGCCGCCGGTCATCCTGAATTCGCCGCGCGGCGTCATTGCAGTCGGTGGCGATGGAATCATCGCCTCGGGTGACGGTGGCTCCGGGGGGGACGCAACCGCGGTTGCGGAATTCGACGCTGGAATCGCGGATCCCGTCGCCGTGGGGGGGCCCGGCGGACGCGGCGGCGATCTCGTGCTTGACGCGCGATTCCTTTCGATGAACGGACTGCTCATTCTTGGAAACGGTGGCGCCGGGGGTTCGGCGCTCGCGCACGCCCGCGCTGGGTCGATCGCCGCGTACGGGCCTGGCGAGATCAGGGCCACCGGTGGAGAGGGGGGCGCCTCGGGGATTCTGAGCTTGCCGCCGGGGCACGTGCCGACTGTGCTGTTCGCGAATGGCAAGGCGTCGGGCGGAGCCGGTGGGGAGGGCGGCTCGGCTGCGGCCTGCGTCGGGATCTTTTCGAATCCGTGTGAGGGAGAGCCTGGGGACGATGCGCCGACCCAGTACGGAACAGGCGGATGCTCCTATCCGAGCTTCAGCCAGACTGGCCCGGGCCGCGATGCCTGCAAGGGGAAGGATGCGCGAGGCGAAGGCGGATCCGGCGGTCCTGGGGAGTTCATCGGAGGACGAGGGGGATCAGTGGATGCCGTCTACGGCGGGAATGGCGGCCGAGGCGAAGGCGGCGTGATAGCGTGCACCTCTTGTCGGACCGACGGCCGGCCGGCCGGATGGGGCGGACACGGGGGTAACGGCGGAATGGCGACAGGGCAAGGCGGGCAAGGTGGGGTTGGGGGCGTGCTCGGCGGAGCCGGAGGACCTGTCAACAGAGACGTCAAGGGAGGCATGGGAGGACGAGGCGGGGATGGTGGTGGCGGCCGATTCGGCAACGGTGACGGCTACACACGCTGCGACTCGGTCAACTTCTGTTATCGACCCCCGAACGACCCTTCCAACGTCTGCCTCTATCCTGGCGCCAAGGGCGAGAAGGGGTACGGAGGATGGGCTTGGGCCGCCGGCGGCCAAGGCGGCCGCGGGATCCTTGGCCTTCAGGTCGGTCTCAATGGCAACGTCCTGGGCAACGTGGTCACTGGTGCCGCTGGGAACGATGGAGAGGATGGACGACCGGAATCTCCGTGTGGCAGCTCGCCGGGCTACGTCCGTCGCCCGTAACAGGAAGAGGGTAAGCGTCGTCCCAGCCACGGCTCCGCGATGCCCCGTCATGCATGTCGCGAGCGCCCGGGGGCGGTAAGCAGCGGTTTCGCGACTCGTCACGGCCGCCGCGCCTCGAGCGCGAGCCCGAGCGCCACGAGGAACGGATGCTCGAGCTTCTTCATGCCCGATGCCCAGAACGCGTCGAGGTCGCCCGCAGCGCCGCCGCGCTCCTCCTGCCTGAGCGCCTGCGCGAGCATCTCGAGCGCGTCGAGCTGCTTCAGGATGCGGGCCTCCGGCGAATCCATGACCGCGAGGCCTTCGAGCGCCGCCGCCCGCGTGGGCCCGAGCGGCGCGAGCATCGCCGCGAGCGCCGCCTGCTCCCGCCGACGCTTCTCCAAGGGCGCGATCCCATCCGCCGGCGTGATGTCCCCCGTCCGCACCTCCGCGAGGTCGTGCAGCACCGCGAGCCGCGTCAGCCGGTCCGCGTCGACCCCCAGGTCCGGACCCAGGAGCGCCGCGAGCGCCGCGACGCCGTACGTGTGCTCCGCCACCGACTCCCGCGCCGCGCCGGCGACGCGCTTCCACCCCTCCCGGTCGACGTCCTTCAAGGAGACAACCTCGAGGACGAGGTCCGCGAGATTCATATCATGAAGAGGTCCCGCCCGATTCAAGGCGTTTGCCCTTTCCAGGCCGCGCGGGCGCGGCGGCAACACGTTTCGCGCGCCGGGGCCGGATGCCGGGTGCCGGGATTCGGGACCGGGTCCGGGAGCCGGGTGCCGGTTGCCGGGACCGGGTCCGGGCGCCGGGATTCGGGACCGGGTCCGGGCGCCGGGATTCGGGACCGGGTCCGGGAGCCGGGTGCCGGGATTCGGGACCGGGTCCGGGAGCCGGGTGCCGGGTGCCGGGACCGGGTCCGGGCGCCGGGATTCGGGACCGGGTCCGGGAGCCGGGTGCCGGGTCCGGGTCCGGGAGCCGGGTGCCGGGACCGGGTCCGGGCGTCGGGTCCGGGTCCGGGACCGGGACCGCGACCAGTGTTCGCGCCCGGGTCGCGGTTGGGCGGCGCGAGAGGCAGCCACGCGCGCCCCTCTACCGCTCACGCGAAAGGGGCTGTGAAACCCGAGCACCGTTCGAGAAAAAAACGCGGGTTGGGGTCGGGGGTCCAGGGGGCGGCAGCCCCCTGGTCCACGGGTGGAGCCGCGGCGTTACGCCGCCGCGGCGAGCACGAACCCGCAGGTTCGTGCGGAGTCCAGAGGAGGGGGCGGATAGCCCCCTCCTCTGGCACGGAGTCGCATGGGCCCGCAGG is a genomic window containing:
- a CDS encoding DUF305 domain-containing protein; the encoded protein is MPTAMYGRLAASLAASLVVMYFLAFSQIDRPDHFDLSLSVFWISLSMVAAMGLIMLTTMRRSFPDRRLNLALYVAFGLLLVGAFAAGRFEAAVGDEAFLRSMIPHHSRAIHMCQEAALTDPQIEDLCRRIIEAQREEIAEMERIMARRG
- a CDS encoding 50S ribosomal protein L10; protein product: MAHVAKWKKDEVKSLVDMLRANPVIGVAQVDGIPSAQMQTMRKNLRADATIKIAKSTLLRIALKELEKERPGAAKLADAMNGSTALIATKMNPFKLYKRLEQSKTKAPARGGETAPSDIAVEKGETQFKPGPIVGDLQKAGIPAKIDNGKVVISANKVLVKAGEKIKPEVATMLTRLEIFPLIVGMDLKAVHENGTVFGRDVLAVDEDAILAELGAAARGALGVALEAGWATKQTIVPLIAKAQREALAVGVEAALPEKGVIDLVVAKAYREMLAVARKAPEAADDELKAALSAAPAAAAPAASSGGAKKDEEKEEEKGASEEEAMAGLGALFG
- a CDS encoding 50S ribosomal protein L1, which codes for MVDRKDISAAIKAALEAAPERKFPESVEIAFNLKNVDLSIPKNRVDEEIQLPKGRGRTPKVAVFAGGELAVKARSVADLVVMPEQIEELAGDKRKARKVANDVQFFVAEAPLMPTIGRTLGTVLGPRGKMPRPIPPAADPAGLVNALKNTVRVRSRDRRTFHTPIGVRTMSVDDLTDNAALVIDRVTKKLERGTFNIASIYVKTTMGPAHEVKVV
- a CDS encoding HD domain-containing protein, which translates into the protein MNLADLVLEVVSLKDVDREGWKRVAGAARESVAEHTYGVAALAALLGPDLGVDADRLTRLAVLHDLAEVRTGDITPADGIAPLEKRRREQAALAAMLAPLGPTRAAALEGLAVMDSPEARILKQLDALEMLAQALRQEERGGAAGDLDAFWASGMKKLEHPFLVALGLALEARRP